The following coding sequences are from one Aethina tumida isolate Nest 87 chromosome 2, icAetTumi1.1, whole genome shotgun sequence window:
- the LOC109605556 gene encoding protein nervous wreck isoform X3: MQPPPRKGNYVKFLKNLHSEQINKLLLKNQHECDLLEDLRTFIIKRSAIEKSYSEALLKISSAYLNKKIPNIPDIKLDGGEEKWNMWSVWRTVLEENEKLARARLAAVEVFQQQLADDAKILRSHKIQTAKRCVDQLAIVQKELQTCVLDVDKTKKFYFDEEHSAHDVRDKARDIEEKLKKKKGSFFQSITSLQKNSAKFSTKRELLEEKSTGARNDYLLCLAAANAHQNRYFVVDLQLCMTSMESGVYDKVAEYLTLMGRTELLTCSAMQNSFTIIRDQAKKLTREYNLQCCYLYYPVLKQHIQYEFEPCDNDTQDHISADHDSAAATLSKEARRWATKIARENNTIKESVRKLQIYNALREAGQKVDPNDQNGPDLETKIDDLKQTIRRSETSKAKAEARIECLRAGGVNVDEWLQEAETLNVQDIQRSASSLSDHPSSDSFYDSDFADGEVTAAPVAASVTGDRTSERGVDFEEQPQDYYEAAEVDGEWAVLEQERQRIEQLTAGWDDPTQVDWGAEAARNGSESADAPETVPSGPLLKCTALYSYTAQNPDELTIVENEQLEVVGEGDGDGWLRARNYKGEEGYVPHNYLDIEREQSVTTPGLVNQISFSSVDYTVDNEDEALQQSETNQSPEQISVISLPMQQTPKSDEPPSEYCMALYDYDGEGDEELTFEEGQIIRILSRCAHSVDDGWWKGELEGRVGNFPSLVVEECDEYGEPLPGEFDESPPPSAPPVTTPPDLPNFLVAPAEVVITQATPIGDRPQQKEEEDADDEGDGEPGARTERGFSMELTRDQQKHYGSQFGEDGTAVPRREGDSAGRSGATARRRLRPGCGADRDNGRDTDD, translated from the exons ATGCAGCCTCCCCCAAGGAAG GGAAATTATGTGAAATTCTTAAAGAACTTGCACTCGGAGCAGATCAACAAATTGCTGTTGAAAAACCAGCACGAGTGTGATTTGCTCGAAGACCTCAGAACATTCATCATCAAACGGTCGGCcattgaaaaatcttattcaGAA gCTTTGCTTAAAATTTCCTCAGCGTATTTGAATAAGAAAATTCCTAATATTCCAGATATAAAACTAGATGGAGGTGAAGAAAAATG GAACATGTGGAGTGTGTGGAGAACGGTTTTGGAAGAAAACGAGAAATTGGCTCGAGCCCGTTTGGCTGCTGTCGAAGTTTTTCAGCAACAATTGGCCGATGATGCGAAAATATTGAGATCACACAAAATACAAACAGCAAAAAGG TGTGTTGATCAACTCGCAATTGTGCAAAAGGAACTGCAAACTTGTGTTTTGGACGTGGACAAAACGAAAAAATTCTACTTCGACGAAGAACACAGTGCTCACGACGTGCGAGATAAAGCTCGAGATATAGAAGAAaa gtTGAAGAAAAAGAAAGGATCCTTCTTCCAATCGATCACGTCACTACAGAAAAACAGTGCAAAGTTTTCTACGAAAAGGGAATTGCTGGAAGAAAAATCAACTGGGGCGCGAAACGATTATCTTTTGTGTTTAGCAGCGGCAAACGCCCATCAAAATCGGTATTTTGTTGTCGATCTCCAACTTTGCATGACCTCAATGGAAAGCGGAGTTTACGACAAA GTGGCCGAATATTTAACATTGATGGGCCGCACGGAATTGTTGACGTGTTCCGCAATGCAAAACTCGTTCACAATAATCCGTGACCAAGCCAAAAAGCTGACCCGCGAATATAACCTCCAGTGTTGTTATCTCTACTATCCGGTACTGAAGCAGCACATCCAATACGAGTTCGAGCCGTGCGACAACGACACGCAGGATCACATCTCGGCCGATCACGATTCTGCGGCGGCCACATTGAGCAAAGAGGCGCGACGGTGGGCCACGAAGATCGCCAGGGAGAACAACACGATCAAGGAGAGCGTGAGGAAGTTGCAGATTTACAACGCCCTCAGGGAGGCAGGACAGAAGGTCGATCCCAACGACCAGAACGGTCCCGATTTGGAAACGAAGATAGACGATTTGAAACAGACGATCAGAAGATCGGAGACGTCCAAAGCGAAGGCGGAGGCGCGCATAGAGTGTCTCAGGGCCGGTGGCGTCAACGTCGACGAGTGGCTGCAGGAGGCTGAAACGCTCAACGTCCAGGACATACAGAGATCGGCCAGCTCACTATCG GATCATCCCAGTTCCGATTCGTTTTACGACAGCGACTTTGCCGATGGGGAAGTGACCGCGGCTCCGGTGGCGGCGTCCGTGACTGGCGACCGTACCTCGGAAAGAGGCGTCGACTTCGAAGAGCAGCCCCAGGACTATTACGAAGCGGCCGAGGTCGACGGTGAGTGGG CTGTTTTGGAACAGGAACGTCAGAGGATAGAGCAACTGACGGCCGGTTGGGACGATCCGACGCAGGTCGATTGGGGCGCAGAGGCGGCCAGAAATGGATCAGAAAGCGCTGATGCACCGGAAACTGTTCCGTCTGGCCCTTTGTTGAAATGCACCGCTTTGTATTCGTACACG GCACAAAATCCGGACGAATTGACGATTGTTGAAAACGAACAGCTGGAAGTGGTGGGCGAAGGAGATGGTGACGGTTGGTTGAGAGCCAGGAATTACAAGGGCGAGGAGGGCTACGTACCTCACAACTATCTCGACATCGAGAGAGAACAATcg GTGACGACACCGGGCCTAGTGAACCAAATATCCTTCTCGTCAGTCGATTACACAGTGGACAACGAGGACGAAGCCCTTCAGCAGTCCGAGACAAACCAATCCCCCGAACagatttcagttatttcattacCGATGCAACAGACACCGAAATCTGACGAGCCACCCTCCGAATATTGCATGGCACTTTACGACTATGACGGGGAGGGAGACGAGGAGTTGACCTTCGAAGAAGGCCAGATCATAAGAATACTGAGCAGATGTGCCCACAGCGTCGACGATGGCTGGTGGAAAGGAGAGCTCGAGGGAAGAGTCG GAAACTTTCCATCACTGGTAGTAGAAGAATGCGATGAGTACGGCGAACCACTTCCCGGAGAGTTTGACGAGTCACCGCCGCCGTCAGCACCCCCCGTAACGACACCCCCGGATCTCCCTAACTTTCTAGTTGCCCCTGCTGAGGTGGTGATCACGCAGGCAACGCCGATCGGCGATCGGCCGCAACAGAAGGAGGAGGAGGATGCGGACGATGAGGGAGATGGTGAACCAGGCGCTAGAACTGAACGGGGCTTCTCTATGGAATTGACCAGAGACCAGCAAAAACATTACGGTAGCCAATTCGGCGAAGACGGAACTGCTGTGCCAA GACGGGAAGGCGATTCCGCAGGACGAAGCGGCGCAACAGCAAGACGACGACTTCGGCCTGGGTGTGGCGCAGATCGTGATAACGGCCGCGACACCGATGATTGA
- the LOC109605556 gene encoding protein nervous wreck isoform X2 produces the protein MQPPPRKGNYVKFLKNLHSEQINKLLLKNQHECDLLEDLRTFIIKRSAIEKSYSEALLKISSAYLNKKIPNIPDIKLDGGEEKWNMWSVWRTVLEENEKLARARLAAVEVFQQQLADDAKILRSHKIQTAKRCVDQLAIVQKELQTCVLDVDKTKKFYFDEEHSAHDVRDKARDIEEKLKKKKGSFFQSITSLQKNSAKFSTKRELLEEKSTGARNDYLLCLAAANAHQNRYFVVDLQLCMTSMESGVYDKVAEYLTLMGRTELLTCSAMQNSFTIIRDQAKKLTREYNLQCCYLYYPVLKQHIQYEFEPCDNDTQDHISADHDSAAATLSKEARRWATKIARENNTIKESVRKLQIYNALREAGQKVDPNDQNGPDLETKIDDLKQTIRRSETSKAKAEARIECLRAGGVNVDEWLQEAETLNVQDIQRSASSLSDHPSSDSFYDSDFADGEVTAAPVAASVTGDRTSERGVDFEEQPQDYYEAAEVDAVLEQERQRIEQLTAGWDDPTQVDWGAEAARNGSESADAPETVPSGPLLKCTALYSYTAQNPDELTIVENEQLEVVGEGDGDGWLRARNYKGEEGYVPHNYLDIEREQSVTTPGLVNQISFSSVDYTVDNEDEALQQSETNQSPEQISVISLPMQQTPKSDEPPSEYCMALYDYDGEGDEELTFEEGQIIRILSRCAHSVDDGWWKGELEGRVGNFPSLVVEECDEYGEPLPGEFDESPPPSAPPVTTPPDLPNFLVAPAEVVITQATPIGDRPQQKEEEDADDEGDGEPGARTERGFSMELTRDQQKHYGSQFGEDGTAVPTIEVPNLEIVDEDGKAIPQDEAAQQQDDDFGLGVAQIVITAATPMIEEAETPFPPPEDVPITNHDGVEDEETKETPESEGGTRLETMEESDEPMDEQPGDGAQFVVSSSTGSDGETTGPSTAENSVSHAPPAHEPPEPEPKQVVGGRASIPDELEPHQLARLQDLKESNA, from the exons ATGCAGCCTCCCCCAAGGAAG GGAAATTATGTGAAATTCTTAAAGAACTTGCACTCGGAGCAGATCAACAAATTGCTGTTGAAAAACCAGCACGAGTGTGATTTGCTCGAAGACCTCAGAACATTCATCATCAAACGGTCGGCcattgaaaaatcttattcaGAA gCTTTGCTTAAAATTTCCTCAGCGTATTTGAATAAGAAAATTCCTAATATTCCAGATATAAAACTAGATGGAGGTGAAGAAAAATG GAACATGTGGAGTGTGTGGAGAACGGTTTTGGAAGAAAACGAGAAATTGGCTCGAGCCCGTTTGGCTGCTGTCGAAGTTTTTCAGCAACAATTGGCCGATGATGCGAAAATATTGAGATCACACAAAATACAAACAGCAAAAAGG TGTGTTGATCAACTCGCAATTGTGCAAAAGGAACTGCAAACTTGTGTTTTGGACGTGGACAAAACGAAAAAATTCTACTTCGACGAAGAACACAGTGCTCACGACGTGCGAGATAAAGCTCGAGATATAGAAGAAaa gtTGAAGAAAAAGAAAGGATCCTTCTTCCAATCGATCACGTCACTACAGAAAAACAGTGCAAAGTTTTCTACGAAAAGGGAATTGCTGGAAGAAAAATCAACTGGGGCGCGAAACGATTATCTTTTGTGTTTAGCAGCGGCAAACGCCCATCAAAATCGGTATTTTGTTGTCGATCTCCAACTTTGCATGACCTCAATGGAAAGCGGAGTTTACGACAAA GTGGCCGAATATTTAACATTGATGGGCCGCACGGAATTGTTGACGTGTTCCGCAATGCAAAACTCGTTCACAATAATCCGTGACCAAGCCAAAAAGCTGACCCGCGAATATAACCTCCAGTGTTGTTATCTCTACTATCCGGTACTGAAGCAGCACATCCAATACGAGTTCGAGCCGTGCGACAACGACACGCAGGATCACATCTCGGCCGATCACGATTCTGCGGCGGCCACATTGAGCAAAGAGGCGCGACGGTGGGCCACGAAGATCGCCAGGGAGAACAACACGATCAAGGAGAGCGTGAGGAAGTTGCAGATTTACAACGCCCTCAGGGAGGCAGGACAGAAGGTCGATCCCAACGACCAGAACGGTCCCGATTTGGAAACGAAGATAGACGATTTGAAACAGACGATCAGAAGATCGGAGACGTCCAAAGCGAAGGCGGAGGCGCGCATAGAGTGTCTCAGGGCCGGTGGCGTCAACGTCGACGAGTGGCTGCAGGAGGCTGAAACGCTCAACGTCCAGGACATACAGAGATCGGCCAGCTCACTATCG GATCATCCCAGTTCCGATTCGTTTTACGACAGCGACTTTGCCGATGGGGAAGTGACCGCGGCTCCGGTGGCGGCGTCCGTGACTGGCGACCGTACCTCGGAAAGAGGCGTCGACTTCGAAGAGCAGCCCCAGGACTATTACGAAGCGGCCGAGGTCGACG CTGTTTTGGAACAGGAACGTCAGAGGATAGAGCAACTGACGGCCGGTTGGGACGATCCGACGCAGGTCGATTGGGGCGCAGAGGCGGCCAGAAATGGATCAGAAAGCGCTGATGCACCGGAAACTGTTCCGTCTGGCCCTTTGTTGAAATGCACCGCTTTGTATTCGTACACG GCACAAAATCCGGACGAATTGACGATTGTTGAAAACGAACAGCTGGAAGTGGTGGGCGAAGGAGATGGTGACGGTTGGTTGAGAGCCAGGAATTACAAGGGCGAGGAGGGCTACGTACCTCACAACTATCTCGACATCGAGAGAGAACAATcg GTGACGACACCGGGCCTAGTGAACCAAATATCCTTCTCGTCAGTCGATTACACAGTGGACAACGAGGACGAAGCCCTTCAGCAGTCCGAGACAAACCAATCCCCCGAACagatttcagttatttcattacCGATGCAACAGACACCGAAATCTGACGAGCCACCCTCCGAATATTGCATGGCACTTTACGACTATGACGGGGAGGGAGACGAGGAGTTGACCTTCGAAGAAGGCCAGATCATAAGAATACTGAGCAGATGTGCCCACAGCGTCGACGATGGCTGGTGGAAAGGAGAGCTCGAGGGAAGAGTCG GAAACTTTCCATCACTGGTAGTAGAAGAATGCGATGAGTACGGCGAACCACTTCCCGGAGAGTTTGACGAGTCACCGCCGCCGTCAGCACCCCCCGTAACGACACCCCCGGATCTCCCTAACTTTCTAGTTGCCCCTGCTGAGGTGGTGATCACGCAGGCAACGCCGATCGGCGATCGGCCGCAACAGAAGGAGGAGGAGGATGCGGACGATGAGGGAGATGGTGAACCAGGCGCTAGAACTGAACGGGGCTTCTCTATGGAATTGACCAGAGACCAGCAAAAACATTACGGTAGCCAATTCGGCGAAGACGGAACTGCTGTGCCAA CGATTGAGGTGCCCAATTTAGAAATAGTTGACGAG GACGGGAAGGCGATTCCGCAGGACGAAGCGGCGCAACAGCAAGACGACGACTTCGGCCTGGGTGTGGCGCAGATCGTGATAACGGCCGCGACACCGATGATTGAAGAGGCGGAGACGCCGTTCCCACCGCCCGAAGATGTCCCCATAACGAACCATGACGGCGTCGAGGACGAAGAAACGAAGGAAACACCCGAATCAGAAGGAGGCACCCGACTCGAAACGATGGAAGAGAGTGATGAGCCGATGGACGAACAGCCGGGGGACGGCGCCCAGTTCGTCGTAAGCAGCAGTACAG GAAGCGACGGTGAAACAACCGGTCCGAGTACGGCAGAAAATTCGGTGTCACACGCGCCCCCCGCCCACGAACCGCCGGAACCTGAACCGAAACAAGTGGTGGGCGGTAGGGCGTCCATCCCCGACGAACTGGAACCCCATCAACTGGCTCGTCTTCAGGACCTGAAGGAGTCCAACGCGTAG
- the LOC109605556 gene encoding protein nervous wreck isoform X1, with protein sequence MQPPPRKGNYVKFLKNLHSEQINKLLLKNQHECDLLEDLRTFIIKRSAIEKSYSEALLKISSAYLNKKIPNIPDIKLDGGEEKWNMWSVWRTVLEENEKLARARLAAVEVFQQQLADDAKILRSHKIQTAKRCVDQLAIVQKELQTCVLDVDKTKKFYFDEEHSAHDVRDKARDIEEKLKKKKGSFFQSITSLQKNSAKFSTKRELLEEKSTGARNDYLLCLAAANAHQNRYFVVDLQLCMTSMESGVYDKVAEYLTLMGRTELLTCSAMQNSFTIIRDQAKKLTREYNLQCCYLYYPVLKQHIQYEFEPCDNDTQDHISADHDSAAATLSKEARRWATKIARENNTIKESVRKLQIYNALREAGQKVDPNDQNGPDLETKIDDLKQTIRRSETSKAKAEARIECLRAGGVNVDEWLQEAETLNVQDIQRSASSLSDHPSSDSFYDSDFADGEVTAAPVAASVTGDRTSERGVDFEEQPQDYYEAAEVDGEWAVLEQERQRIEQLTAGWDDPTQVDWGAEAARNGSESADAPETVPSGPLLKCTALYSYTAQNPDELTIVENEQLEVVGEGDGDGWLRARNYKGEEGYVPHNYLDIEREQSVTTPGLVNQISFSSVDYTVDNEDEALQQSETNQSPEQISVISLPMQQTPKSDEPPSEYCMALYDYDGEGDEELTFEEGQIIRILSRCAHSVDDGWWKGELEGRVGNFPSLVVEECDEYGEPLPGEFDESPPPSAPPVTTPPDLPNFLVAPAEVVITQATPIGDRPQQKEEEDADDEGDGEPGARTERGFSMELTRDQQKHYGSQFGEDGTAVPTIEVPNLEIVDEDGKAIPQDEAAQQQDDDFGLGVAQIVITAATPMIEEAETPFPPPEDVPITNHDGVEDEETKETPESEGGTRLETMEESDEPMDEQPGDGAQFVVSSSTGSDGETTGPSTAENSVSHAPPAHEPPEPEPKQVVGGRASIPDELEPHQLARLQDLKESNA encoded by the exons ATGCAGCCTCCCCCAAGGAAG GGAAATTATGTGAAATTCTTAAAGAACTTGCACTCGGAGCAGATCAACAAATTGCTGTTGAAAAACCAGCACGAGTGTGATTTGCTCGAAGACCTCAGAACATTCATCATCAAACGGTCGGCcattgaaaaatcttattcaGAA gCTTTGCTTAAAATTTCCTCAGCGTATTTGAATAAGAAAATTCCTAATATTCCAGATATAAAACTAGATGGAGGTGAAGAAAAATG GAACATGTGGAGTGTGTGGAGAACGGTTTTGGAAGAAAACGAGAAATTGGCTCGAGCCCGTTTGGCTGCTGTCGAAGTTTTTCAGCAACAATTGGCCGATGATGCGAAAATATTGAGATCACACAAAATACAAACAGCAAAAAGG TGTGTTGATCAACTCGCAATTGTGCAAAAGGAACTGCAAACTTGTGTTTTGGACGTGGACAAAACGAAAAAATTCTACTTCGACGAAGAACACAGTGCTCACGACGTGCGAGATAAAGCTCGAGATATAGAAGAAaa gtTGAAGAAAAAGAAAGGATCCTTCTTCCAATCGATCACGTCACTACAGAAAAACAGTGCAAAGTTTTCTACGAAAAGGGAATTGCTGGAAGAAAAATCAACTGGGGCGCGAAACGATTATCTTTTGTGTTTAGCAGCGGCAAACGCCCATCAAAATCGGTATTTTGTTGTCGATCTCCAACTTTGCATGACCTCAATGGAAAGCGGAGTTTACGACAAA GTGGCCGAATATTTAACATTGATGGGCCGCACGGAATTGTTGACGTGTTCCGCAATGCAAAACTCGTTCACAATAATCCGTGACCAAGCCAAAAAGCTGACCCGCGAATATAACCTCCAGTGTTGTTATCTCTACTATCCGGTACTGAAGCAGCACATCCAATACGAGTTCGAGCCGTGCGACAACGACACGCAGGATCACATCTCGGCCGATCACGATTCTGCGGCGGCCACATTGAGCAAAGAGGCGCGACGGTGGGCCACGAAGATCGCCAGGGAGAACAACACGATCAAGGAGAGCGTGAGGAAGTTGCAGATTTACAACGCCCTCAGGGAGGCAGGACAGAAGGTCGATCCCAACGACCAGAACGGTCCCGATTTGGAAACGAAGATAGACGATTTGAAACAGACGATCAGAAGATCGGAGACGTCCAAAGCGAAGGCGGAGGCGCGCATAGAGTGTCTCAGGGCCGGTGGCGTCAACGTCGACGAGTGGCTGCAGGAGGCTGAAACGCTCAACGTCCAGGACATACAGAGATCGGCCAGCTCACTATCG GATCATCCCAGTTCCGATTCGTTTTACGACAGCGACTTTGCCGATGGGGAAGTGACCGCGGCTCCGGTGGCGGCGTCCGTGACTGGCGACCGTACCTCGGAAAGAGGCGTCGACTTCGAAGAGCAGCCCCAGGACTATTACGAAGCGGCCGAGGTCGACGGTGAGTGGG CTGTTTTGGAACAGGAACGTCAGAGGATAGAGCAACTGACGGCCGGTTGGGACGATCCGACGCAGGTCGATTGGGGCGCAGAGGCGGCCAGAAATGGATCAGAAAGCGCTGATGCACCGGAAACTGTTCCGTCTGGCCCTTTGTTGAAATGCACCGCTTTGTATTCGTACACG GCACAAAATCCGGACGAATTGACGATTGTTGAAAACGAACAGCTGGAAGTGGTGGGCGAAGGAGATGGTGACGGTTGGTTGAGAGCCAGGAATTACAAGGGCGAGGAGGGCTACGTACCTCACAACTATCTCGACATCGAGAGAGAACAATcg GTGACGACACCGGGCCTAGTGAACCAAATATCCTTCTCGTCAGTCGATTACACAGTGGACAACGAGGACGAAGCCCTTCAGCAGTCCGAGACAAACCAATCCCCCGAACagatttcagttatttcattacCGATGCAACAGACACCGAAATCTGACGAGCCACCCTCCGAATATTGCATGGCACTTTACGACTATGACGGGGAGGGAGACGAGGAGTTGACCTTCGAAGAAGGCCAGATCATAAGAATACTGAGCAGATGTGCCCACAGCGTCGACGATGGCTGGTGGAAAGGAGAGCTCGAGGGAAGAGTCG GAAACTTTCCATCACTGGTAGTAGAAGAATGCGATGAGTACGGCGAACCACTTCCCGGAGAGTTTGACGAGTCACCGCCGCCGTCAGCACCCCCCGTAACGACACCCCCGGATCTCCCTAACTTTCTAGTTGCCCCTGCTGAGGTGGTGATCACGCAGGCAACGCCGATCGGCGATCGGCCGCAACAGAAGGAGGAGGAGGATGCGGACGATGAGGGAGATGGTGAACCAGGCGCTAGAACTGAACGGGGCTTCTCTATGGAATTGACCAGAGACCAGCAAAAACATTACGGTAGCCAATTCGGCGAAGACGGAACTGCTGTGCCAA CGATTGAGGTGCCCAATTTAGAAATAGTTGACGAG GACGGGAAGGCGATTCCGCAGGACGAAGCGGCGCAACAGCAAGACGACGACTTCGGCCTGGGTGTGGCGCAGATCGTGATAACGGCCGCGACACCGATGATTGAAGAGGCGGAGACGCCGTTCCCACCGCCCGAAGATGTCCCCATAACGAACCATGACGGCGTCGAGGACGAAGAAACGAAGGAAACACCCGAATCAGAAGGAGGCACCCGACTCGAAACGATGGAAGAGAGTGATGAGCCGATGGACGAACAGCCGGGGGACGGCGCCCAGTTCGTCGTAAGCAGCAGTACAG GAAGCGACGGTGAAACAACCGGTCCGAGTACGGCAGAAAATTCGGTGTCACACGCGCCCCCCGCCCACGAACCGCCGGAACCTGAACCGAAACAAGTGGTGGGCGGTAGGGCGTCCATCCCCGACGAACTGGAACCCCATCAACTGGCTCGTCTTCAGGACCTGAAGGAGTCCAACGCGTAG